The Acinonyx jubatus isolate Ajub_Pintada_27869175 chromosome E3, VMU_Ajub_asm_v1.0, whole genome shotgun sequence genome has a window encoding:
- the HAGHL gene encoding hydroxyacylglutathione hydrolase-like protein isoform X3 gives MKVKVIPVLEDNYMYLVIEEHTREAVAVDVAVPKRLLEIVGREGVSLTTVLTTHHHWDHARGNAELARLRPGLAVLGADERICALTRRLVHGEELRFGAIHVRCLLTPGHTSGHMSYFLWEEDCPDPPAVFSGDALSVGGCGLRLESTAQQMYQSLVETLGTLPPETKVFCGHEHTLGNLEFAQKVEPGNDHVRAKLSWAKRRACVQVHGEGGPGRGPGGTLQGAGKLRAGG, from the exons ATGAAGGTCAAGGTCATCCCTGTGCTCGAGGATAACTACATGTACCTGGTCATCGAGGAGCACACGCGGGAGGCTGTGGCCGTGGACGTGGCCGTGCCCAAGAGG CTGCTGGAGATCGTGGGCCGGGAGGGGGTGTCACTGACCACTGTGCTGACCACCCACCACCACTG GGACCATGCGCGGGGTAACGCGGAGCTGGCGCGGCTGCGGCCGGGGCTGGCTGTGCTGGGCGCGGACGAGCGCATCTGCGCGCTGACCCGCAGGCTGGTGCACGGCGAGGAGCTGCGG TTTGGGGCCATCCATGTGCGCTGTCTCCTGACGCCGGGCCACACCTCCGGCCACATGAGCTACTTCCTATGGGAAGAGGACTGTCCTGATCCGCCGGCGGTGTTCTCGG GGGATGCGCTGTCGGTGGGTGGCTGTGGCTTGCGCCTGGAGAGCACAGCTCAGCAAATGTATCAGAGCTTGGTCGAGACCCTGGGTACGCTGCCCCCCGAGACG AAGGTGTTCTGTGGCCACGAGCACACGCTGGGCAACCTTGAGTTTGCACAGAAAGTGGAGCCCGGCAATGACCACGTGAGGGCCAAGCTGTCATGGGCCAAG AGAAGAGCCTGTGTGCAAGTTCACGGGGAAGGTGGCCCCGGCCGAGGTCCTGGAGGCACTCTGCAGGGAGCGGGCAAGCTTCGAGCGGGCGGCTGA
- the HAGHL gene encoding hydroxyacylglutathione hydrolase-like protein isoform X2 — MKVKVIPVLEDNYMYLVIEEHTREAVAVDVAVPKRLLEIVGREGVSLTTVLTTHHHWDHARGNAELARLRPGLAVLGADERICALTRRLVHGEELRFGAIHVRCLLTPGHTSGHMSYFLWEEDCPDPPAVFSGDALSVGGCGLRLESTAQQMYQSLVETLGTLPPETVFCGHEHTLGNLEFAQKVEPGNDHVRAKLSWAKKRDEDDMPTVPSTLGEELLYNPFLRVAEEPVCKFTGKVAPAEVLEALCRERASFERAAEPLQPQARALLALQWGP, encoded by the exons ATGAAGGTCAAGGTCATCCCTGTGCTCGAGGATAACTACATGTACCTGGTCATCGAGGAGCACACGCGGGAGGCTGTGGCCGTGGACGTGGCCGTGCCCAAGAGG CTGCTGGAGATCGTGGGCCGGGAGGGGGTGTCACTGACCACTGTGCTGACCACCCACCACCACTG GGACCATGCGCGGGGTAACGCGGAGCTGGCGCGGCTGCGGCCGGGGCTGGCTGTGCTGGGCGCGGACGAGCGCATCTGCGCGCTGACCCGCAGGCTGGTGCACGGCGAGGAGCTGCGG TTTGGGGCCATCCATGTGCGCTGTCTCCTGACGCCGGGCCACACCTCCGGCCACATGAGCTACTTCCTATGGGAAGAGGACTGTCCTGATCCGCCGGCGGTGTTCTCGG GGGATGCGCTGTCGGTGGGTGGCTGTGGCTTGCGCCTGGAGAGCACAGCTCAGCAAATGTATCAGAGCTTGGTCGAGACCCTGGGTACGCTGCCCCCCGAGACG GTGTTCTGTGGCCACGAGCACACGCTGGGCAACCTTGAGTTTGCACAGAAAGTGGAGCCCGGCAATGACCACGTGAGGGCCAAGCTGTCATGGGCCAAG AAGAGGGATGAGGACGACATGCCCACAGTGCCATCCACCCTGGGCGAGGAGCTCCTCTACAACCCCTTCCTAAGGGTGGC AGAAGAGCCTGTGTGCAAGTTCACGGGGAAGGTGGCCCCGGCCGAGGTCCTGGAGGCACTCTGCAGGGAGCGGGCAAGCTTCGAGCGGGCGGCTGAGCCCCTGCAGCCGCAGGCCCGGGCTCTCCTGGCACTGCAGTGGGGGCCCTGA
- the HAGHL gene encoding hydroxyacylglutathione hydrolase-like protein isoform X1 — protein sequence MKVKVIPVLEDNYMYLVIEEHTREAVAVDVAVPKRLLEIVGREGVSLTTVLTTHHHWDHARGNAELARLRPGLAVLGADERICALTRRLVHGEELRFGAIHVRCLLTPGHTSGHMSYFLWEEDCPDPPAVFSGDALSVGGCGLRLESTAQQMYQSLVETLGTLPPETKVFCGHEHTLGNLEFAQKVEPGNDHVRAKLSWAKKRDEDDMPTVPSTLGEELLYNPFLRVAEEPVCKFTGKVAPAEVLEALCRERASFERAAEPLQPQARALLALQWGP from the exons ATGAAGGTCAAGGTCATCCCTGTGCTCGAGGATAACTACATGTACCTGGTCATCGAGGAGCACACGCGGGAGGCTGTGGCCGTGGACGTGGCCGTGCCCAAGAGG CTGCTGGAGATCGTGGGCCGGGAGGGGGTGTCACTGACCACTGTGCTGACCACCCACCACCACTG GGACCATGCGCGGGGTAACGCGGAGCTGGCGCGGCTGCGGCCGGGGCTGGCTGTGCTGGGCGCGGACGAGCGCATCTGCGCGCTGACCCGCAGGCTGGTGCACGGCGAGGAGCTGCGG TTTGGGGCCATCCATGTGCGCTGTCTCCTGACGCCGGGCCACACCTCCGGCCACATGAGCTACTTCCTATGGGAAGAGGACTGTCCTGATCCGCCGGCGGTGTTCTCGG GGGATGCGCTGTCGGTGGGTGGCTGTGGCTTGCGCCTGGAGAGCACAGCTCAGCAAATGTATCAGAGCTTGGTCGAGACCCTGGGTACGCTGCCCCCCGAGACG AAGGTGTTCTGTGGCCACGAGCACACGCTGGGCAACCTTGAGTTTGCACAGAAAGTGGAGCCCGGCAATGACCACGTGAGGGCCAAGCTGTCATGGGCCAAG AAGAGGGATGAGGACGACATGCCCACAGTGCCATCCACCCTGGGCGAGGAGCTCCTCTACAACCCCTTCCTAAGGGTGGC AGAAGAGCCTGTGTGCAAGTTCACGGGGAAGGTGGCCCCGGCCGAGGTCCTGGAGGCACTCTGCAGGGAGCGGGCAAGCTTCGAGCGGGCGGCTGAGCCCCTGCAGCCGCAGGCCCGGGCTCTCCTGGCACTGCAGTGGGGGCCCTGA
- the HAGHL gene encoding hydroxyacylglutathione hydrolase-like protein isoform X4, whose amino-acid sequence MKVKVIPVLEDNYMYLVIEEHTREAVAVDVAVPKRLLEIVGREGVSLTTVLTTHHHWDHARGNAELARLRPGLAVLGADERICALTRRLVHGEELRFGAIHVRCLLTPGHTSGHMSYFLWEEDCPDPPAVFSGDALSVGGCGLRLESTAQQMYQSLVETLGTLPPETVFCGHEHTLGNLEFAQKVEPGNDHVRAKLSWAKRRACVQVHGEGGPGRGPGGTLQGAGKLRAGG is encoded by the exons ATGAAGGTCAAGGTCATCCCTGTGCTCGAGGATAACTACATGTACCTGGTCATCGAGGAGCACACGCGGGAGGCTGTGGCCGTGGACGTGGCCGTGCCCAAGAGG CTGCTGGAGATCGTGGGCCGGGAGGGGGTGTCACTGACCACTGTGCTGACCACCCACCACCACTG GGACCATGCGCGGGGTAACGCGGAGCTGGCGCGGCTGCGGCCGGGGCTGGCTGTGCTGGGCGCGGACGAGCGCATCTGCGCGCTGACCCGCAGGCTGGTGCACGGCGAGGAGCTGCGG TTTGGGGCCATCCATGTGCGCTGTCTCCTGACGCCGGGCCACACCTCCGGCCACATGAGCTACTTCCTATGGGAAGAGGACTGTCCTGATCCGCCGGCGGTGTTCTCGG GGGATGCGCTGTCGGTGGGTGGCTGTGGCTTGCGCCTGGAGAGCACAGCTCAGCAAATGTATCAGAGCTTGGTCGAGACCCTGGGTACGCTGCCCCCCGAGACG GTGTTCTGTGGCCACGAGCACACGCTGGGCAACCTTGAGTTTGCACAGAAAGTGGAGCCCGGCAATGACCACGTGAGGGCCAAGCTGTCATGGGCCAAG AGAAGAGCCTGTGTGCAAGTTCACGGGGAAGGTGGCCCCGGCCGAGGTCCTGGAGGCACTCTGCAGGGAGCGGGCAAGCTTCGAGCGGGCGGCTGA
- the CIAO3 gene encoding cytosolic iron-sulfur assembly component 3, giving the protein MASPFSGVLQLTDLDDFIGPSQDCIKPMKVDKRSGSGVAKIHIEDDGSYFQVTQDGGTRKLEKAKISLDDCLACSGCVTSAETVLITQQSHEELRKVIDANKTAAPGQQRLVVVSVSPQSRASLAAQFGLNPTDTARKLTAFFKKIGVHYVFDTSFSRNFSLLESQREFVQRFRGQADSQQALPVLASACPGWICYAEKTHGSFLIPYLSTVRSPQQVMGSLVKDFFAQQQHLTPDRIYHVTVMPCYDKKLEASRPDFFSQDYQTRDVDCVVTTGEVFKLLEEEGVSLSELEPAPLDSLCSSVSAQEPSSHRGGGSGGYLEHVFQHAARELFGIHVDEITYRPLRNKDFQEVTLEKEGQIVLHFAAAYGFRNIQNLVQKLKRGRCPYHYVEVMACPAGCLNGGGQLKAPNTPGKELLQRVETLYSMVRTEAPEDAPGIQELYRCWLQGEGSERAGRLLHTSYHAVEKASSSLGIRW; this is encoded by the exons ATGGCGTCGCCCTTCAGCGGGGTGCTGCAGCTAACAGACCTGGATGACTTCATCGGACCGTCTCAG gatTGCATCAAGCCCATGAAGGTGGATAAGAGGTCGGGAAGCGGCGTGGCCAAGATCCACATCGAAGACGATGGCAGTTACTTCCAGGTCACTCAG GATGGAGGGACCCGGAAGCTGGAGAAGGCCAAGATCTCGCTGGATGACTGCCTGGCATGCAGTGGCTGTGTCACCTCGGCAGAGACCGTGCTCATCACTCAGCAAAGCCACGAGGAGCTGCGGAAGGTTATAGATGCCAATAAG ACGGCGGCCCCCGGTCAGCAGAGGCTGGTTGTCGTGTCCGTCTCGCCCCAGTCCAGGGCATCGCTGGCTGCACAGTTCGGGCTGAACCCTACAGACACTGCCAGGAAGCTGACTGCATTCTTTAAGAAAATCG GGGTGCACTACGTGTTCGATACCTCCTTCTCGAGGAACTTCAGTCTCCTTGAGAGCCAGCGAGAGTTTGTGCAGAGATTCCGAGGACAGGCCGACTCCCAGCAGGCCTTGCCTGTGCTTGCGTCCGCCTGCCCAG GCTGGATCTGCTACGCGGAGAAGACGCACGGAAGCTTCCTCATCCCCTACCTCAGCACTGTTCGGTCCCCACAGCAGGTCATGGGCTCCCTGGTCAAGGACTTCTTTGCCCAGCAGCAG CATTTGACCCCGGACAGGATCTACCACGTGACGGTCATGCCCTGCTATGACAAAAAGCTGGAAGCTTCCAGACCAGACTTTTTCAGCCAGGACTACCAGACTCGTGATGTGGATTGTGTTGTCACCACAG GAGAAGTCTTCAAGCTGCTGGAAGAAGAAGGGGTCTCACTCTCGGAACTGGAGCCAGCCCCCCTGGACAGTCT GTGCAGCAGTGTGTCTGCCCAGGAGCCCAGCAGCCATCGGGGCGGGGGCTCCGGGGGCTACCTGGAGCACGTGTTCCAGCACGCAGCCCGGGAGCTCTTTGGAATCCACGTGGACGAGATCACCTACAGACCCCTGAG GAACAAGGACTTCCAGGAGGTGACCCTGGAGAAGGAGGGCCAAATCGTGCTGCACTTTGCCGCGGCCTATGGCTTCCGCAACATCCAGAACCTGGTGCAGAAACTCAAGCGAGGGCGCTGCCCGTACCATTATGTGGAGGTCATGGCCTGCCCCGCAG GCTGCTTGAACGGCGGAGGCCAGCTCAAGGCCCCCAACACGCCCGGCAAGGAGCTTCTCCAGCGCGTGGAGACGCTGTATAGCATGGTCAGGACAGAGGCGCCGGAGGATGCACCTGGCATCCAGGAACTGTACCGGTGCTGGCTGCAGGGCGAGGGCTCGGAGCGCGCTGGCCGCCTGCTGCACACAAGCTACCACGCGGTGGAGAAGGCCAGCTCCAGCCTCGGCATCAGGTGGTAG